In Nostoc piscinale CENA21, the genomic stretch TTCCCTTAGCCGAAATTGCGCCAGATTGGATTGAGCCAGTTTCCGGATACAAGATCAAACAGTTGGTAAAAGATGTAGACTGTTCTGATGTACATTTACTGAAGAGCAATTAAAGTCACTACCCATAAATTAAGCAAAATCCTGATCCCACAAACGACAAACATTGTTTGTTCGTTGATTTTGAAAAGATAAAAACATCACTATGCCATTAGGTAGAGAATTACCACAATTATTAAAGCAACGCCTATTTCACAAAGGACGCAAATTTGATTTTGAAGTGAATCGTTTGCGTTTACCCAACAAATCAGAAGGGGAATGGGAGTGCATTCGTCATCCCGGCGGGGCGTTGGCTGTACCTGTCACCAATGAAGGAAAACTGGTACTTGTGCGTCAGTATCGCTTTGCCATTCAAGGCAGAATCTTAGAATTTCCCGCAGGCACTTTAGAATACAACGAAGATCCCCAAGCAACAATCAGGCGGGAAATCGAAGAAGAAACAGGCTATAGCGCCCAAAAATGGCGCAAACTTGGTGAATTTTTCCTTGCACCTGGATATTCCGATGAAATTATTTATGCTTTTCTCGCCCAAGATTTAGAAAAGCTAGAAAAGCCGCCAACCCAAGACGAAGATGAAGACATTGAAACAGTCCTGATGACACCAGAAGAACTGGAAGCCGCAA encodes the following:
- a CDS encoding NUDIX hydrolase, yielding MPLGRELPQLLKQRLFHKGRKFDFEVNRLRLPNKSEGEWECIRHPGGALAVPVTNEGKLVLVRQYRFAIQGRILEFPAGTLEYNEDPQATIRREIEEETGYSAQKWRKLGEFFLAPGYSDEIIYAFLAQDLEKLEKPPTQDEDEDIETVLMTPEELEAAILQGEPVDAKSIASFFLARPFL